The Saccharothrix variisporea genome has a segment encoding these proteins:
- a CDS encoding IS701 family transposase, translating to MHRFQAVSAGADPSDLSTLSEYCEELFTTLGRSDQRRWAEAYVRGLLVVPGRKSIRRISELVVGRDADQSLQQFVNQSPWAWAPVRRRLAERVGQAMRTQAWVVREAVFPKNGDNSVAVARQYAPTAGRMLNCQRAVGVFLAGDEGAAAVNWRLVMPKSWDDDADRRGKTRVPDDERSLPVWQYLLDAFDEMKGDWGLPAAPVVVDLSADPGVFPLLGGLEERGLRYLAQVSTSTPLLPVNLVGAVGAQHQPRTVGQLVAAAARRGRSTLSWRDERTGAVSTSDFVVATLPGHAAMGDGRPGRRPWLRHVLAEWPVGQVRPSAVWLTNLGATGIREMVSLLRAADNADTEVARLAEEFGLRHFEGRSFPGWHHHVTLVSAAHGFRLLQELERTGYPEERLLRPYA from the coding sequence GTGCATCGGTTCCAAGCGGTTTCAGCCGGGGCTGATCCGTCGGATTTATCCACTCTGTCCGAGTACTGCGAGGAGCTGTTCACGACGCTGGGGAGGTCCGACCAGCGCCGCTGGGCCGAGGCCTACGTCCGTGGACTGCTCGTCGTGCCGGGTCGCAAGTCGATCCGGCGGATCTCGGAGCTCGTGGTCGGCCGGGACGCCGACCAGTCGTTGCAGCAGTTCGTGAACCAGAGCCCGTGGGCGTGGGCGCCGGTGCGCCGGCGGTTGGCCGAGCGCGTCGGCCAGGCCATGCGGACCCAGGCCTGGGTGGTGCGGGAGGCGGTCTTCCCCAAGAACGGGGACAACTCGGTCGCGGTGGCGCGGCAGTACGCGCCCACCGCCGGTCGGATGCTCAACTGCCAGCGGGCGGTGGGCGTGTTCCTGGCCGGCGACGAGGGCGCCGCCGCCGTGAACTGGCGGCTGGTCATGCCCAAGTCGTGGGACGACGACGCCGACCGGCGCGGCAAGACCCGGGTGCCCGACGACGAGCGCTCGTTGCCGGTGTGGCAGTACCTGCTCGACGCCTTCGACGAGATGAAGGGCGACTGGGGGTTGCCCGCGGCGCCGGTCGTGGTCGACCTCAGCGCCGACCCGGGGGTGTTCCCGCTGCTGGGCGGCCTGGAGGAGCGCGGCCTGCGCTACCTCGCCCAGGTCTCCACCTCCACGCCGCTGCTGCCGGTCAACCTGGTCGGCGCGGTCGGGGCGCAGCACCAGCCCCGCACCGTCGGCCAGCTGGTGGCCGCGGCGGCCCGGCGCGGGCGCAGCACGCTGTCCTGGCGGGACGAGCGGACCGGGGCGGTGTCGACGTCGGACTTCGTGGTGGCCACCCTGCCCGGCCACGCCGCGATGGGTGACGGCCGGCCGGGTCGGCGGCCGTGGCTGCGGCACGTGCTGGCGGAGTGGCCCGTGGGGCAGGTGCGGCCGTCCGCGGTGTGGTTGACCAACCTGGGTGCCACCGGCATCCGCGAGATGGTGAGCCTGCTGCGGGCCGCCGACAACGCCGACACCGAGGTGGCGCGGTTGGCCGAGGAGTTCGGGTTGCGGCACTTCGAGGGCCGGTCGTTCCCGGGCTGGCACCACCACGTGACGCTGGTGTCGGCGGCGCACGGCTTCCGGCTGCTGCAGGAGCTGGAGCGGACGGGGTACCCGGAGGAGCGGCTGCTGCGCCCCTACGCGTGA
- a CDS encoding helix-turn-helix transcriptional regulator codes for MIVRTNNIRRSELGRFLRSRRERCNPAESGFPRGPRRRSQGLRREEVAMLAGVSPTWYTYLEQGRDIRPSPEVVDSLARVLCLSEDERRYVHTLAFGHVVRPQPLDGELSGAELLKRLVAAAEDDPYPVLAVGSHGDLLGWNRAATDWYDDWDVLPEEERNLVRWLLTAPAARERLVDWADEARDAVAVWRAESARCPDVLEVDRRVRELGRVSAEFRLWWDEQTVRERRSRTRRFRHPEEGVRELRLVPLESPEFAPAVVLAHLPA; via the coding sequence ATGATCGTGAGGACGAACAATATCCGCCGGAGCGAGTTGGGGCGCTTTTTGCGCAGCCGGCGGGAACGGTGCAACCCGGCCGAGTCGGGTTTTCCGCGGGGGCCGCGCCGCCGGTCGCAGGGGTTGCGCCGGGAGGAGGTCGCGATGCTCGCCGGCGTGAGCCCGACCTGGTACACCTACCTGGAGCAGGGGCGCGACATCCGACCCTCGCCCGAGGTCGTGGACAGCCTCGCGCGCGTGCTGTGCCTGAGCGAGGACGAGCGCCGCTACGTGCACACCCTGGCCTTCGGCCACGTGGTCCGGCCGCAGCCGCTCGACGGCGAGCTGTCCGGGGCGGAACTGCTCAAGCGCCTGGTGGCGGCGGCGGAGGACGACCCGTACCCGGTGCTGGCGGTGGGCTCCCACGGTGACCTGCTGGGCTGGAACCGGGCCGCGACGGACTGGTACGACGACTGGGACGTGCTGCCGGAGGAGGAGCGCAACCTGGTGCGCTGGCTGCTCACCGCGCCCGCGGCCCGTGAGCGCCTGGTGGACTGGGCGGACGAGGCGCGGGACGCGGTGGCGGTGTGGCGGGCGGAGTCCGCACGCTGCCCGGACGTCCTCGAGGTCGACCGGCGGGTGCGGGAACTGGGTCGGGTGAGTGCCGAATTCCGCCTGTGGTGGGATGAGCAGACGGTTCGGGAGCGGCGGTCCCGGACGCGGCGGTTCCGCCATCCGGAAGAAGGTGTCCGCGAATTGCGCTTGGTGCCGTTGGAGTCGCCCGAGTTCGCCCCCGCGGTGGTGCTCGCGCACCTGCCCGCCTGA
- a CDS encoding cupin domain-containing protein, whose amino-acid sequence MEVVLKDNLPTVRIDGEVAAHIFDGGAHGTTSSAFIVDVKPGKGPMRHSHPYDEIFFVIEGRVRVEAGGQVRDAGPDEIVIVRQGVPHAFTNLGPGNARMVNVHATAQVVTEFAPDHAADPSYQYGHTS is encoded by the coding sequence ATGGAGGTCGTCCTCAAGGACAACCTGCCCACCGTGCGCATCGACGGTGAGGTCGCCGCCCACATCTTCGACGGCGGCGCCCACGGCACCACCTCGTCGGCGTTCATCGTCGACGTCAAGCCCGGCAAGGGCCCGATGCGGCACAGCCACCCGTACGACGAGATCTTCTTCGTCATCGAGGGCCGGGTGCGCGTCGAGGCCGGCGGTCAGGTCCGCGACGCGGGACCGGACGAGATCGTGATCGTCCGCCAGGGCGTGCCGCACGCGTTCACCAACCTGGGTCCGGGCAACGCGCGGATGGTCAACGTCCACGCCACCGCCCAGGTGGTCACCGAATTCGCGCCCGACCACGCCGCCGACCCGTCGTACCAGTACGGCCACACCAGCTGA